From a region of the Salarias fasciatus chromosome 6, fSalaFa1.1, whole genome shotgun sequence genome:
- the LOC115391087 gene encoding neuronal membrane glycoprotein M6-a-like yields the protein MEENMDESQSQKGCKECCERCVGSLPWASLIATILLYMGVALFCGCGHEALSGTVTILQNYFEVIRAPGDPLDVFMIIDILKYIIYGLAAGFFVFGVLLLVEGFFTTGAIRDLYGEFKITACGRCLTAFLMFLAYLFFLVWLGVTAFTSLPVFMYFNVWSMCQNTSSVEGANLCLDLRQFGAVTINEERKVCTGSEKFFKMCESNELDLTFHLFVCALAGAGAAVIAMVHFLMALAANWGYLKDASRMQKYEDIKSKEEQELHDIHSTRSKERLNAYT from the exons gcTGTAAGGAGTGCTGCGAGCGATGCGTCGGCAGTCTGCCATGGGCGTCGCTCATCGCCACCATCCTCCTCTACATGGGCGTGGCCTTGTTCTGTGGGTGTGGCCACGAGGCTCTGAGCGGCACCGTCACCATCCTGCAGAACTACTTCGAGGTGATCCGAGCTCCGGGAGACCCGCTGGACGTCTTCATGAT catCGACATCCTGAAGTACATCATCTATGGCCTCGCAGCCGGCTTCTTCGTGTTCggcgtgctgctgctggtggagggctTCTTCACCACCGGCGCCATCAGGGACCTCTACGGAGAGTTCAAGATCACCGCCTGCGGGCGCTGCCTGACTGCCTTC cTGATGTTCCTGGCCTACCTCTTCTTCCTGGTGTGGCTCGGAGTGACGGCCTTCACCAGCCTGCCCGTCTTCATGTACTTCAACGTGTGGTCCATGTGTCAGAACACCAGCTCCGTGGAGGGAGCCAACCTCTGCCTGGACCTCCGCCAGTTTG GAGCTGTGACCATCAACGAAGAGAGGAAGGTGTGCACAGGATCCGAGAAGTTCTTCAAGATGTGTGAATCTAATGAG CTCGACCTGACCTTCCACCTGTTCGTGTGCGCGCTGGCTGGGGCTGGAGCGGCCGTCATCGCCATG GTGCACTTCCTGATGGCGCTAGCCGCCAACTGGGGCTACCTGAAGGACGCCAGCCGGATGCAGAAGTACGAGGACATCAAGTccaaggaggagcaggagctgcacgaCATCCACTCCACACGCTCCAAAGAACGCCTCAACGCctacacataa